TCTTTATTTAAATCATGCAATAATTTAAGTATATGAGAAGCACCCTTAGGATCAAGGCCAGATGTAGGTTCATCTAGAATCATAAGCTCTGGTTTCATAGCTAAAATACCTGCAATAGCTACTCTTTTCTTTTGTCCACCACTTAAATGGTGAGGGGATTTCTTTTCAAAGCCAAACATCCCTACTTTTTCAAGAGAATCTTTTACCCTTTGTTCTACTTCCCTTATTGGTAGGCCTAAATTCATTGGGCCAAAAGCCACATCTTCCTCTACAGTTGGGGCAAATAATTGATTATCTGGGTTTTGAAATACAATTCCTATTTTTTGGCGAGCTTTTAGAAGACTTTTTTTATCATATTCTAACTTTTCCCCATCAATAAAAATCTCACCAGACTTCGCTTGATGAATACCATTAAAATGTAAAAATAGTGTTGATTTTCCTGCACCATTTCTTCCTAAAAGAGCAACCATCTCCCCTTTTTCTACTTTAAAATTAATATTATTTAGTGCTCTTGTTCCATCTGGATATTCATAAACTATATTTATTGCCTTTAAAATAGTAATTCCTCCAACTAAATAATAATTATTATATCTATGAAAGTATATAAATTTTAAAAAAAGTAATAAAAAACCATTTAAAAACTTAAAAAAAGTAATACTTTTAAAATAAAAAAAGTTAAAATTTATAATCAATTCTAAATAAAAAAAAAAAAGAAAAACAATCAATAATAATTTAGAATAATTTAAAAAAAAATAATAAAATAATTTATGTATTTCACATAAACTATTATTTTAAAAATAAGCTATTTTTTAGTTCTAAATTGAACAAATACTAATAATATTAAGCTAATAATTAAAATTAACAATGGATTTCCAGCTACAACACCAGAAATTCCTTTTTGGTTATTATTTTTTATAGAGGAATTTTTATTATTAAAATCATATTCTGTATTAGTATCTTCATTTAAATAATCATCTTCATCATCATCCTCTAAAGAATCAACTGAATCATCATCTAAAGAATCAGTTGAATTATACTCTAAATTAGTACTATCCTCAGTTTTGTCTTCTAAATTAGTATCAGTAGAATTATTTGAAGTATCATTCGAAGTATCATTAGTAGAATTATTCAAAGTATCATTCGAAGTACCATTAGTAGAATTATTCAAAGTATCATTTGAAGTACCATTAGTAGAATTTTCTATTTCTTTAATACTTACTTTATATCCAAAATAATTTTGAATTAAATCAGATGAAGAAATTAAAGTTTCAAAATCAAAGACCATTTCATGAGTATCATTTATCTTTTTAATAGTTCCATGATCTGAAACTCTTAAACCTCCATTATAGTCATTTATTACATTTTTAACCAATTCATCACTACTATTTTTATAATACCTATCAGTAAATGTCCAAACAGCTTCGCTAGCTATTTCTTTGTCAATGCTTACTGCATCATAATAATTATAAAATAATATTTTTAAATATTCTCCAACTGAAGAATTATCTAAATGATTCCTAATTACAGAGGTATCCTTAACTGAAAAAGATTCTCCAGCTTCAGCACCATGTAATGTCATATCAATACAATATCCATTATATCCATCAGAGAAACTAATATTACGTATTCCGCCATTATCAGTAGTAACTGTGCTAGAATTTTCATTTAATGAATTATCCTGATCTTTATTATCACTAAGTATATTAGATTTAAAATTATTTTTAGCTTCTAAAGAATTCATATTAACTGAATCTGCACTAACTTCCCCAATATTCTCATTATAAATATCTACAGTATCTAAATTAAAGTTATCATCATTAATATCACTAGCAGAAACTGCAACAGTAAAAGTTAAACATATAATTAATAATATAAAAGTTGTATATTTTAAATTCATAATAAACCTCTCTAACCATTTAATTTATAAAAAAATATACATTAGGTAAACGTATATTTTATGTAAATATATATTTTATATAAATATATATTTTATGCAAATATATATTTTATATAAATATATGTTATTATATAAATATATATCTTATTAAATTGTAAATTTAGTTTTTAAATAAGTTAATAAAGTAAGTAAAATAATAATTAATTAAAAAAATAAAAATACAGGAATAATATGTTTTAAAAATTAGAAAATAAAATGATAAAAGATTTACTCTTTTAATTGAGTCTTAATCACATACTTTAAAAGTAATTTCATAGAATACCAGTCTTTTCTATTAAATTGATTATTTAATATAGACTTAGAAACTCTATAAACTGTTTTTTTACTTAATAAACCAACTCTATATTGATCTAAAAGATGGATAATTAAAGAAACATTTGCTACAAGTTCTGGATTTTTAGAAACTTTTACTAAAGATAAAATAAATTCTTTTTTCTCTTCTTCATTATCAATTCTTATATAATCTGTTAAATAATTGTTATAAAAATCATCTAATTGTAATTTAAATCTATCTAATCTAACTAGAGCATTTAATTGATAAGATGGAGTTAACCATTGTACTTTTGCTAAAGATTCTTTTATAGATTCAATAACAACTTTGGCAATAAGTTCACCTATTTTAGCATGCTTACTAACATTTTCAATTGTATTTTCACTGTCTAAATTAGAAAATATAGCAATTCCATCAGTTCCTGTACCGGTAGCCACTTCTAGAGAATAATTACTTGAAGCCATCAAATCCCTAAGTGCAACTGTTTTAGCTTCTATTGCAATCATTTCAGCTAAAAGTAGTGAACTTTCATCTAATTTAGAATTAATTAAAACAATAATATTTATAGTTCCAAGTTTAATAGGGTTTTTATCCTCTAAA
The sequence above is drawn from the Methanobrevibacter olleyae genome and encodes:
- a CDS encoding adenosylcobinamide amidohydrolase, producing MTFNQNKDFKLLQKTSDGDEVLKNSNTLLVKFASKKNGIVSSWLNGGYNEDLAAVFNHQLSQENIDKYEDSGILDFLKDLSCDFYKNLDLRTNKLSGLITSAKIENFAIACQRYRDIEVVAITTAGVRVNAVSAGDLASYYEINGQYDLDIGELSSENNYDDKKDDLEDKNPIKLGTINIIVLINSKLDESSLLLAEMIAIEAKTVALRDLMASSNYSLEVATGTGTDGIAIFSNLDSENTIENVSKHAKIGELIAKVVIESIKESLAKVQWLTPSYQLNALVRLDRFKLQLDDFYNNYLTDYIRIDNEEEKKEFILSLVKVSKNPELVANVSLIIHLLDQYRVGLLSKKTVYRVSKSILNNQFNRKDWYSMKLLLKYVIKTQLKE
- a CDS encoding ATP-binding cassette domain-containing protein, whose protein sequence is MLKAINIVYEYPDGTRALNNINFKVEKGEMVALLGRNGAGKSTLFLHFNGIHQAKSGEIFIDGEKLEYDKKSLLKARQKIGIVFQNPDNQLFAPTVEEDVAFGPMNLGLPIREVEQRVKDSLEKVGMFGFEKKSPHHLSGGQKKRVAIAGILAMKPELMILDEPTSGLDPKGASHILKLLHDLNKEGMTIVISTHDVDLVPVYSNKIFLISDGEIIANGLPNEVFSDVELIRSADLRLPRIAHLAEILNKKDGLDFGDYYPLTIGEARAKILDLVNKD